Within Topomyia yanbarensis strain Yona2022 chromosome 2, ASM3024719v1, whole genome shotgun sequence, the genomic segment ATCATACACTCGTCTTGGGAAGAGGTTCGACGTCTTCAGAGAGGCTTACATCTGCAGCAGATTCTATGCTAATGGACGAGTTTTGTCCGGGGTTGGGTCGATCTGTGAAAAATCCTGCCAGAAACTCCTCAGGAGGAAAATTTTCAGGATTGAAGCGGCACACGCCAGAGACTCTGAAACCTGTTTGGCttttaattcataaaatatcggaatcaactttttcataaacaatttccgacttttaatgattctaatctcttatttctatttggtaattattttaaattatttttattgcttATTTCTCGTTCATATTTTTCcttataatcatcaatattagcataatatcaattttttctttgaaaaaggtttgaatttcacaaatatcaaagtgcacattactctacactaaatttacaactcggccaaccagccccgcacagaactcggccaacctaccccaatgtatattttcgacaacaatcacgatttacacaaacaaaaataagGTTACACTGGTGACCGTTATACTATTTGgttgggttttgaataccctttccagaagcacaaagttattggaaatcggatgtaaattgcttcgcgttacacatattatttttcagaaacagaaatttactcaccagtgctgaaaaaaagaacaaacgtgctcctgtacaaacgacacCACCAGAACATCTGAAATTACGTCGGTACATTGGTGACCTAATACCCCACCAAAATCACTAAAGATGTCGCTACTGCGTATAATAACCTTTTCATAAAAGGCACTCGGCCAACCTGCCCCtccggccaaccagccccggtcaccCGAACtttattcggttcccgggaatccggatttgcggaagcatgttccagtgcagGGATACTCTTTGTgaattgacgaatttcgcgccaaatcgtattcagagttggcagcaccctttcagattctaatgaaactttctgtacatgaagactttgtcacaaaaagccactttgcatattttgtttttccaaaaatgatctagactgtcttttgaaaagggccaaactttttttcaccattttttttcaactggctacagtctaaaaatgacaaatcctacaacaaatttttgaaggagtggttttcacaaaattagtcaaattttcgaataaaaatattgaaaaaattcttcattgactcctacactgaaaaaaatcgattttaaaaatttaaagtcgatttacaaaaaaaacccatttttgatttgtatgaaattttgttctaagataattatgttccctacctaccgccaaaaattcaagttgggcacttttaaggaagaaaagttatttgaaaaaaactttccttgtccaaacagaatttttttgttttgtttttgtttggttcaagaaccgtatgtCGATAAAGAAAACTTATGTGTTGGAAAGCTAATAAACTACGTCTTCGTAGCTGCTtgcaacaaaaatggcatgacaaatccacgtgaaatgcctcgtgcatgtatacttgtggGTAGTGCTATTAACTCACGATATTTATACGTAATACtcctattgttcggcatatttgccgcgtAATTAATCGTacccttctgatgatttcaaaacgATCATACTGTGACAGAAATTGGTTTCTACTTATAATCGCAAATGCCCAcaacatcatttggggcagctcaggtATCAATTTGATGGAATATGTAAGTAGTACAAATTTGTTTATGCTTAATGTAGAAATTGTTCAACATTTTCGCGAtttctggcagagaagaggtgttagatgtaactctctactctgacggtattacgcataagTTGGCAAACCCAaagagctcgaaccgtcgttatctgatgtTTATTACTTTTGTTCATCGGATATTATTGTCTTAGTGATAACTTACCTAACACTTAATTAAATTTGACAGTAAGTACACCATCtttaatcatttaaacgtctagaTGTAGCACCCTCTTGCGATTCTACTCTGTAgtaattcaattttgaataagtGGTGGTACAAAATGAAATCTAATGTATGAAAAAATTGTGTCACTGCCAACATCAGGTGTGAATACTGTCAGTTGCGTCATCGAGTGCAATCAAGGTTGAAGAAAGGACACTTTGAGAATGCGCTGAAGTATGATCTATTAGAAGATCTTTAAGGTTGTCTCTATTCAATTCCTCTTAACTCTTTCATCCTCAGTTTCAGTGGTTTGGGTTTAAGATATGGTATTGTTTGGTTGATGAACAAAACTATTTGGATGATAAACAAAACTATACCTGGCTGAAACAGAAATTGAGGGAGGTAAGTGGGAGGGCACGAGACTTCCGTTTTATTGTAGAACCATATAGCCTTCCCCAAAATTAGGTATTCCTTTACTTTCTGCAGAATCCCACAGAATGCGTGAAGAGTTCTAGTGTTTTGATGAGGCTAGATTTCCATAATCCTTGTTCGGGATTATGTTTGCTGGCAAGTTCAGAGAAGCAAGTCGATTGCAAAAAAAGTACAGCAGTATTTTTACAGTATCGACGACCGATATCTgaaatttttggcgaaaaagggTTATAAACTGAACAATGGCTTTCAAAAAGTCGAAAGTTTTTAAACCTAAATAGGTGTAAGCCGAATTTGAATGATAATATCTCTTTTGGGGGTGTTATCTTAATATTCCGTTGGGGGTGTACATATATCCGTtcatcgagaagtgtctttTTCCTTGGGAGTGGAGAATACTGCTGTATTATCTATTTTCTCTGTcttgttattttccttatccctaaccttaTCACTTCCCTAATCCTTCCCACCAGGAAAATGATGGAAAGAAATATCACGGCATGGCagaaatctccgatcaacataggaaacatatatttttttgctttttgatGTTAGTGCCATAACCTGAAATGATAagttaagcgaaagcaattatgtcaaaaaaatccccccagaggcaggattcgtaCCTGCAACCCtggggactccggcccaatgtaCAAACCCTTATGATATTCCTGGGTTATGATGACATCCCAGAAACAACACAAGATTATCGCATAGGTGACAGTAATCGTACTCTGCCTCtaaagcgagatcacacacaGCCATAGCAGCCATCAAACACATTTGATATATTTAACCCTCCGgtactcgcgcgaatggctccccgaatgagcagccgctggtactgaaagatgatttcgctagagtttctgaaggtgttgcactaaatacaacggCGTGAGTGCCTGAGGGTTAATTTGCCCGCTGGATACCTGGGTTTTTATTACATTTGCACTAGCTGGTAGAGAAGAGCTATTAGAtctaactctctgctctgatggtattacgcatgagttggcaaactggctcgaaccaaacgagctcgaaccgtcgttatctgatcataagtacatcgtctttgataatttaaacgtctcactagatatcgtcacatatcgtaatcccaaatctacgaactgggaccccTAGGGCTTGACGACTACCTTTCATgagtatcttccgacgattgaatctccaagtgacttggatgaggtcgtggataaaacaagctcatgcatagtagcagcataccaagaggcttgtccgcttcgagttatgcgtgcttcgagttatgcgtgcttctagaggaacaccttggtggaataccgaacttgttcgattcaaaaagttatgtagaagagcttgaaATTGTAGATGCAGGaacgggtcggaggcatttaagttggctcgcaaagtatacagaaatgcccttcgatcctctgagcgaagtggttggaaaagcctttgcacaaatgtctcaagtatTAAGagtagtagattaaataagttaccgctaagactttcatgtcagttcgattagaactgctaatcgtgaatactcgtctgactaAGATGTAGGTTGTCTTTtcgacacacacacactttccaggctgtacggatCCATCACGAACGATTGACTCTGAGTTCTTTTCatgtagttctgattcttgggcacttgctcgtagaattgtgacaaccgaatcaatcaaatgggcgattgaaagttttgctccgtataagtctcccgGAATgcatggaatcattccagttctactagaAAAAGAATgggaacacttcaagcatattttgaaaaaggttcttacttatagtcttgcaacaggatacattccattagcgtggtgGGAAATAACTGTTgaattcattcccaaagttGGCCGCGTCACTCATGAGGAGGTAAAGAGCTtcagaccgatcagtctgacctccttccttctcaaatcagtggaacgtttaatcgaccactacattcgggatgttagcttgggcgagcacccccTGCATggaatgcaacatgcatatcaacgggggaagtctactatcATCCTGTTATACAAtgctgtctacaacattgaaacaaAAGCAGTCATGTTTagaagtttttctcgatattgaaggtgcttttgacaacgtgtctttcgaatccattttggaagcagcactagGTCATGGAGTACCCTCATAtgtcacgaactggatacacgcaatgcttagcaactgacatctgtgctcatcgttaagacatgTAGAgctaaggggccgtacactaattacgtaaggcttttttagagcttttcaacctccccctccccccctccaaataagagttcgtaagattttggtgaactccccctccccctacataagatcttatcatgattatcgcaattaaaaaaatcgaattgttaattcatcaaataataagatagcgaaaacgatatgtatagaattattttaagaaaactcatgacaaaatttaactgtaatcatctgcagaatttcaattgcatgccaatctcgcccagtagaaagaataactgttgtcagatattcagtaactccaatttgatccacatgatctgctttgctatattccacttttttgttggatacgaaccactgcgaccagtatttagatctatgtgCTATactccacttcctttgaatctattttcttgtgatgtagaatttaaaagagtttataacctcttctggcgtgaatttattctgagttccagctgtgacgcttatcatacgcatagctccgagttaaccatcttcgaattttcttgaaataaaatgcagttcacactctggaaatactcgacattcaagatctttgacaatcgcatgttagaacattttccagataccttgcgggtttgaatcgaacgtttgaaaaggacaaagtcggtctaacaacacgaagggtatcaacacttcttaacttgtaaggcatattgtgactccagtacctgaacagaacaatgtacaaccaagagccaaaaattactcatattgtttgatatacaaggattatatggtgcaaatgaaaatagttcccttttcttattaaaaataatattttccttatggatttaaatttttaaacttgttctatgatattacgtaagaaaggacaaaccctcagataagaatttgtaagatattttgaaactccccctccccctatatgcccttacgtaattagtgtacggcccctaaggaaactgagtgcctgcggatgtcctcaaggtggagtgctgtcaccacttctatggaaccttgccgccgatggcttgttgaggaaacttaatgagcttgggtttccgacgtatggtttcgctgATAATTATCACATAATGATCAccagtatttgcattaacacactttttgatttgatgcagcaagccttatgtgttgttgagcggtggtgtcttcatgttggactatcaggtaatccaaataaaacatcaatggtacttttcacgcaacgaaggattacaaccggagctcatCCATTGCAGTTCTTTTACTCTGAAATTCCTATCGCAGATCAAGTAaagttggggtaattcttgtctcaaaacttaattgaagTCAGGACAATCGAATGAAatttaaaccatcttcagaggatggttttgatggcgatgactggtgcgttctcgacaacacctaccgCTGATCTAGAGGctttcttgaacataaaaccgctacatgtgtttctgaaacaagaagcactttcttgtacATACCGTCTTAAGGATACTGggttctggaacagtaacccaatagatcgtgcaactagtcacacaagactgtggtcccaaatggttacttgggatgagtatacactaTACAGTATACATTGACCTTACActtacatgtagttttccttatggaactttcaatgtgagaatttctcttcgcgaggaatggctgtctggctggatagagcgacaacttgaagaatacgtagtttgttatactgacggttctttgttggagtgccgagccggtgctggtgtctgttgtcatgaaatgagattaaaccaatctcattcgcttggtagatactataccgtattccaagcagaaatctttgcgattctgtgtggcgtacaatcagcacttcaacagagaatttgcggtaaaagaatctatctatgtgacagtcaggctgccctgaaagcacctagttcggcagattcgagatcgaaattagtaatcgatTGTCGAagtcaaatcgaagaacttagcatttcaaatgctatctaccttctatgggtacccggtcattccggtattactggaaatgaatgggcggatgaACTGGcaagagctggcgctgcgactgacttcgttggtccagaaccagttttaCCGCTTTCGATAAGTTGTATAAAGCATaagattcgctcttggactGCATCCGAagtccgaacatgccaaccgtTGGCTTAGCATgaaaacttgcgttcaaacaaagacttttctgccggatgtgagttcgaaaatgtcaaagaatttgttgcattttttccaagcacaactgtaATATTCTTGTCagagcactgactggacattgcaaactcaattgtcacatggctactattcagcgcgctgagtattattcatgtgatctatgtgaatccgattacggaacatcatatcatttgatatgcaactgccctgtagtaatgcaattatTACAGTGCCACTtggcggcgaaaatgcgagctagagGGCTTTCTCTAAGTAAGAaaaatcacatacaaacttcaggcacggtGGACCGGTAGCAaggcttgtccgatttgctaCAAATTTGAAGCAAGTACTTCTGGTAGGACCAGGGGCTGGCCGATAGGGctcattttttcttgtcactctatgATAGCCCTGGCTGAAACTGTAGAATCTCAACTAAACTTCGAAACGATTTGCAGGAAACgatatatttttgttagtacTTGAATAGAAAAATAGTTAAACATTCAAATCAAATACTTTTTATAGCTATATCATTTTGTATCaaaataatttggaaaaaaatagcgatagaaaaaaactaattaaaaTCCGGGCCCTTTCCCGGATTTCTGGCAATGCGGgatatttttgtcattttattcTAGAATACATCTTTCACGCGTTTTCATTTATTCTCAGAAAAGTAACATctcttttttcgaaaatcgaCTGCAAAATTGTTTTGCATATATGTTAATATAATCAGGGTTTCCGAGTGGAATAACAACAGTTTCGGAAGGGAATGCTTCGCAGTTTTTATAATTTCATTCTGAGCCCTATTAGATCCGGTTTACCACCACATTTCTCGTAATTATTTACATAGTTTCATCCTGATAAAGTCACGTCTGGTTTTTTCCCTTTGAAAAGAATAAATTTCATTACTAATTCATAATTTGTCCAGGCTACATTCAAATTTCGCACAACCTTCAAAGTTTCACATTATTTCTAGCAAGCAGCTTCCTAACAATAAACAATACAcccattttttgtaatttttttttgcagtcCCCCACCCACTCATTCAAAACGGCGTCCATCAACGGTGCAGGTCATCATACCAACGGAGGCGATCTAAATATGCCTGGTGGTCCGACAGCAGCGCCCGGAACACCAAACTCAAAGGCGAAGGTAAGGCAGAACTTTTAAACTGAGTTCcctaaaaaaaaagaaaatcacaACCTTTCCCCAAGATAAAATCTCCGAACCCCTGCCAACAACCCGAACGTCGCTCAGCGCATCAACATTGAGTTAGATCCGGCTGTCTGGAACCGTTTCTAACTGCCCCTTAATTGGCCATACATTAATTTAATTTACATTCAAATTTGACGTAAATGTACCAACCATACCCCAGCTGAGGTGGCTCATCTTCCCATGACGAGCGAAGGTTTTTGCCACCATTTGAAATGAGAAACAAAGAATGAGTGCATCTTTGTTTTTGCGAATGCCTACCTCCTGTCTTATCGCTTTTTGCAACGACATTACTTAAATTAATCGTCACTTTTGGTTTCCGCTGTCCGTCCGACAGACAGTCATATTGGCAACGGAAATGAGACCATCATCGTTTGCAGGGGTCCTAATTGAATGGGCGAATAAAAAGCGCAACAAATAAACTCTCGGATAAtgaattaattttttatttattcgtcTCTTGTTGCTTACTTAGGATGTATCTCCACGGATCAAGATTGTGGTGGCCCTGTACCCCTTTAAGGCGATCGAGAGTGGCGATCTGTCGTTGGAGAAGGTAAGTTTCGTTAATTTGACTGCATGTGTGGGTGCTTTTTTGGCAGTGTCTATATCATACGTTTATATTTAGAATGCCGAATACGAAGTGATCGATGACTCGCAAGAGCACTGGTGGAAGGTCAAAGATCAGCATGGTACCATCGGATACATTCCCAGCAACTACGTCAAGGAGAAGGAACTACTCGGGCTACAGAAGTACGACTGGTACGTAGGGGACATGTCCCGGCAGCGGGCGGAGTCGCTGCTCAAACAGAACGACAAGGAAGGCTGTTTCGTGGTGCGAAAGTCGTCCACCAAAGGCCTCTACACACTATCGCTACATACCAAAGTGTGAGTTTTCGTAAATGACTGGAAGTTAGGCTTGTTTTTTTACAGTTATACTCTCATTATAGACCCCAATCCCATGTGAAGCATTATCACATTAAACAAAACGCTCGCCTAGAGTTTTACCTCTCAGAGAAACACTGCTGTGAAACGATACCGGATTTGATCAACTACCATCGACACAACTCCGGGGGATTAGCATGCCGACTAAAGACGTCTCCTTGTGACCGACCGGTGCCACCGACTGCTGGTTTATCGCATGGTAAGAATACTTCTTTTCCAATTTCCGAACAACGGCATTTAACTTGTTTGTTTGTTGCGTAGACAAATGGGAAATCCATCCTTCGGAGCTGATGATTTTGGAGGAACTCGGTTCGGGCCAATTTGGCGTTGTTCGGAGAGCCAAGTGGCGTGGCTCGATTGATACCGCTGTAAAAATGATGAAAGTTGGCACTATGTCCGAGGACGATTTCATCGAGGAAGCAAAAGTAATGACGTAAGTTTATCGGTGGTCATCTTATATTTCTCGGATCAAAGTGTTATACAATCTATTTCGTGTTTTTTTAGAAAACTCCAACATCCAAATTTAGTACAACTGTACGGTGTTTGTTCCAAGCATCGACCGATCTACATCATCACCGAGTACATGAAGCATGGTTCCTTACTCAACTATCTGCGAAGGCACGAGCAGACACTAATCGGCAACATGGGAATGCTTCTCGACATGTGCATACAGGTATGTTGCGTGCCCAAAATTCCCTCATCTAGCTGAAACTGACCTAACAATCTTTACTCGTTTCTAGGTATGCAAGGGAATGTCCTATCTCGAACGGCACAACTATATCCATCGAGATCTAGCAGCTCGTAACTGTTTGGTAGGTTCGGAAAACACCGTTAAAGTGGCAGATTTCGGGCTTGCACGATACGTTCTGGACGATCAGTACACCAGCTCTGGCGGTACCAAATTTCCAATCAAATGGGCCCCACCGGAGGTACTCAACTATACCCGATTCTCGTCCAAGAGTGATGTTTGGGCATACGGTAGGAACAGTTTGAGGTTTCGGAAAGTTTCGTCTTGATTAACTGTGCTTACGATTATGGTTTTAGGTGTGCTAATGTGGGAGGTATTCACTTGCGGAAAGATGCCCTACGGTCGCCTAAAGAACACGGAAGTCGTAGAACGTGTCCAGCGAGGAATTATTCTAGAAAAACCAAAAGCGTGTGCGAAGGAGATATACGATGTAAGTATGCATCTTTTGTGCGGCATAATTGAGCCAAAAATTCCTGATTAAGGGTCTCTGAGGATGAAAAGATAGGTGTAATGTACAATCAAAAATTGAACCGCAATGCCTAGATAGTATATTTGTACGATATCCGATGAATGCAAACTAACTGTTTCGACAAACTTCACAGCTGGTTTTAAAACGTATAtgacaattggtcggtgttaagtcaggccagactaagtgacaaaatattgatttcgagaaaaacgggtttaaagtttgaatcgcagcactctctacattataattggaaattattttttgccacaatccttgtttatggttacatatttgaaatctggcaaaagtcgaatgtagctgaagaaattctttatccagtgttatcattatctcattttttgatgttctgCGACTTAGCCCGGTCGATCTTAACACCGACTCATTGTAAGCCCAGTTCTACAATCTTACTAACACTTGCTATCTGTGGGACCAACGAACGTTTCGGAAGGACAATTTATGTGAATAAATGAATGTGCTGGCTATCTTTCTGTTTGCTAatacatgttacaaattaccAGAATCCAGTTCCGTATGAAGCAGGTTGTTTGTTTGTACACATGCTTCATCCCAGTCCAGTgctacattattaatgtagctgatgATCCACTTGGGACAGGTATACCATTCATTACAGGGCATCATGAGGTGCCGTCCGAAATAttgcttttttgaaaaaataatgcTGTAAAACTTGTGAGGTTTCGGATTGCAGTGATGCAAGAACTAGTAGCAAACGAATTCACTTCTTCGATATGTATTGATCGAACAGTCAAACAGGTTGCTAACATTCCCTATCATTTCTCGTTTCTTCTACCAACTGTTACTTGGATCGGGCTGCAGTAATCGACTTCGTGTCAATGAACGTGCGAAAGCCTcttattgaatactttacgctgacgtcacaaatgaactgagtgttcatttttgacagttcgcttgtactgtttacatggacttagaaaaattctttacgattttcttcgagcgaatctagtcgtccacaaatttttctaagtccatgtaaacagtacaagcgaactgtcaagaaaagtgaggttaactgtgccagtaaagaacctaattaggttctttactggcacagttaacctcacttttcttgacagttcgcttgtactgtttacatggacttagaaaaatttgtggacgactagattcgctcgaagaaaatcgtaaagaatttttctaagtccatgtaaacagtacaagcgaactatcaaaaatgaacactcagttcatttgtgacgtcagcgtaaagtattcaattgacCAGGAGGCAGATCAGCCAtgattgaatactttacgctgacgtcacaaatgaactgagtgttcatttttgacagttcgcttgtactgtttacatggacttagaaaaattctttatgatttgcttcgagcgaatctagtcgtccacaaatttttctaagtccatgtaaacagtacaagcgaa encodes:
- the LOC131678809 gene encoding tyrosine-protein kinase Btk29A isoform X1 is translated as MNERRSDFVIKAGYMVKRSQNKKRFTPVNYKTRWFELTRLYLSYYDIGNLEKRRERGRISVRGVRLVEPATLHGEGGDTAAPDGYPFQVGYCESDGIYPGTTLPQYTLYLVADSEKERADWIITIRRVCEEFSPKSFRYHPSLWQGRKWSCCKSLNRRALGCQVATLWPEYNNNPSNGSSPAQNSTRSISPNTQSLPNGHLQASHIITGPGTERTLLQQGNQSPLLHQQQQHQQQQQPQQQQQQLQAQQQGSQQTSHSPSLQHPSQHQQQLQHQQSSQSHHLNSSSSSLGNITPTFVQPQSPTHSFKTASINGAGHHTNGGDLNMPGGPTAAPGTPNSKAKDVSPRIKIVVALYPFKAIESGDLSLEKNAEYEVIDDSQEHWWKVKDQHGTIGYIPSNYVKEKELLGLQKYDWYVGDMSRQRAESLLKQNDKEGCFVVRKSSTKGLYTLSLHTKVPQSHVKHYHIKQNARLEFYLSEKHCCETIPDLINYHRHNSGGLACRLKTSPCDRPVPPTAGLSHDKWEIHPSELMILEELGSGQFGVVRRAKWRGSIDTAVKMMKVGTMSEDDFIEEAKVMTKLQHPNLVQLYGVCSKHRPIYIITEYMKHGSLLNYLRRHEQTLIGNMGMLLDMCIQVCKGMSYLERHNYIHRDLAARNCLVGSENTVKVADFGLARYVLDDQYTSSGGTKFPIKWAPPEVLNYTRFSSKSDVWAYGVLMWEVFTCGKMPYGRLKNTEVVERVQRGIILEKPKACAKEIYDVMKKCWSHGPEDRPGFRILKDQLAAVAQGLTD
- the LOC131678809 gene encoding tyrosine-protein kinase Btk29A isoform X3 — encoded protein: MMLLSGFRIGNGSSPAQNSTRSISPNTQSLPNGHLQASHIITGPGTERTLLQQGNQSPLLHQQQQHQQQQQPQQQQQQLQAQQQGSQQTSHSPSLQHPSQHQQQLQHQQSSQSHHLNSSSSSLGNITPTFVQPQSPTHSFKTASINGAGHHTNGGDLNMPGGPTAAPGTPNSKAKDVSPRIKIVVALYPFKAIESGDLSLEKNAEYEVIDDSQEHWWKVKDQHGTIGYIPSNYVKEKELLGLQKYDWYVGDMSRQRAESLLKQNDKEGCFVVRKSSTKGLYTLSLHTKVPQSHVKHYHIKQNARLEFYLSEKHCCETIPDLINYHRHNSGGLACRLKTSPCDRPVPPTAGLSHDKWEIHPSELMILEELGSGQFGVVRRAKWRGSIDTAVKMMKVGTMSEDDFIEEAKVMTKLQHPNLVQLYGVCSKHRPIYIITEYMKHGSLLNYLRRHEQTLIGNMGMLLDMCIQVCKGMSYLERHNYIHRDLAARNCLVGSENTVKVADFGLARYVLDDQYTSSGGTKFPIKWAPPEVLNYTRFSSKSDVWAYGVLMWEVFTCGKMPYGRLKNTEVVERVQRGIILEKPKACAKEIYDVMKKCWSHGPEDRPGFRILKDQLAAVAQGLTD
- the LOC131678809 gene encoding tyrosine-protein kinase Btk29A isoform X4, encoding MPGGPTAAPGTPNSKAKDVSPRIKIVVALYPFKAIESGDLSLEKNAEYEVIDDSQEHWWKVKDQHGTIGYIPSNYVKEKELLGLQKYDWYVGDMSRQRAESLLKQNDKEGCFVVRKSSTKGLYTLSLHTKVPQSHVKHYHIKQNARLEFYLSEKHCCETIPDLINYHRHNSGGLACRLKTSPCDRPVPPTAGLSHDKWEIHPSELMILEELGSGQFGVVRRAKWRGSIDTAVKMMKVGTMSEDDFIEEAKVMTKLQHPNLVQLYGVCSKHRPIYIITEYMKHGSLLNYLRRHEQTLIGNMGMLLDMCIQVCKGMSYLERHNYIHRDLAARNCLVGSENTVKVADFGLARYVLDDQYTSSGGTKFPIKWAPPEVLNYTRFSSKSDVWAYGVLMWEVFTCGKMPYGRLKNTEVVERVQRGIILEKPKACAKEIYDVMKKCWSHGPEDRPGFRILKDQLAAVAQGLTD
- the LOC131678809 gene encoding tyrosine-protein kinase Btk29A isoform X2, whose amino-acid sequence is MIPCVSLTETSVLGNMKERVKEMRVFGCRLNFWNNVTSNFSNKGNGSSPAQNSTRSISPNTQSLPNGHLQASHIITGPGTERTLLQQGNQSPLLHQQQQHQQQQQPQQQQQQLQAQQQGSQQTSHSPSLQHPSQHQQQLQHQQSSQSHHLNSSSSSLGNITPTFVQPQSPTHSFKTASINGAGHHTNGGDLNMPGGPTAAPGTPNSKAKDVSPRIKIVVALYPFKAIESGDLSLEKNAEYEVIDDSQEHWWKVKDQHGTIGYIPSNYVKEKELLGLQKYDWYVGDMSRQRAESLLKQNDKEGCFVVRKSSTKGLYTLSLHTKVPQSHVKHYHIKQNARLEFYLSEKHCCETIPDLINYHRHNSGGLACRLKTSPCDRPVPPTAGLSHDKWEIHPSELMILEELGSGQFGVVRRAKWRGSIDTAVKMMKVGTMSEDDFIEEAKVMTKLQHPNLVQLYGVCSKHRPIYIITEYMKHGSLLNYLRRHEQTLIGNMGMLLDMCIQVCKGMSYLERHNYIHRDLAARNCLVGSENTVKVADFGLARYVLDDQYTSSGGTKFPIKWAPPEVLNYTRFSSKSDVWAYGVLMWEVFTCGKMPYGRLKNTEVVERVQRGIILEKPKACAKEIYDVMKKCWSHGPEDRPGFRILKDQLAAVAQGLTD